In the Ursus arctos isolate Adak ecotype North America unplaced genomic scaffold, UrsArc2.0 scaffold_19, whole genome shotgun sequence genome, one interval contains:
- the CFAP20 gene encoding cilia- and flagella-associated protein 20 isoform X3 yields MYHMSRTSRSERREVRNGHIKRITDNDIQSLVLEIEGTNVSTTYITCPADPKKTLGIKLPFLVMIIKNLKKYFTFEVQVLDDKNVRRRFRASNYQSTTRVKPFICTMPMRLDDGWNQIQFNLSDFTRRAYGTNYIETLRVQIHANCRIRRVYFSDRLYSEDELPAEFKLYLPVQNKAKVSCPSSEEARW; encoded by the exons ATGT ACCACATGAGCCGGACGAGCAGATCAGAAAGAAGAGAG GTGCGGAATGGTCACATCAAAAGAATCACTGATAACGACATCCAGTCCCTGGTGCTAGAGATTGAAGGAACAAATGTCAG CACCACATATATCACGTGTCCTGCAGACCCAAAGAAGACGTTGGGGATTAAACTTCCCTTCCTCGTCATGATTATcaaaaatctgaagaaatattttacctttGAAGTACAG GTGCTAGATGACAAGAATGTGCGCCGGCGGTTTCGGGCTAGTAACTACCAGAGCACCACCCGAGTCAAACCCTTCATCTGTACCATGCCCATGCGGCTGGATGATGGCTGGAACCAGATTCAGTTCAATCTGTCAGACTTCACTAGGCGGGCATATGGCACCAATTATATCGAGACCCTAAGAGTGCAG ATCCATGCAAACTGTCGCATCCGACGGGTTTACTTCTCAGACAGACTGTACTCAGAAGATGAACTGCCAGCAGAGTTCAAACTGTATCTCCCAGTTCAGAACAAAGCAAAGGTAAGCTGCCCTTCCTCAGAGGAGGCCAGATGGTGA